TCAACTCGATGAAACCACCATGTAACCCGACGGAGGGATTGATGTATTCCGCCAGGAGCTTTTCCACTTTCCGGCGGATCTCCTCGGACGAGGTCCGACGCTTTCGCACCTCCTCGGAGACGGGCGGGGTACCCGATTGAAGAATGCGCCGGATGGTTGCACCGATTTGCTTGGCCATCGGCAGCCATTCCGCGTAGGTCGCCTGGGTCACCGTCACCAGATTCCCCGAGATGAGGACGGACTCGACGTTGCCGATGTCGAAGATGGCCTCTGCCAGGGGCGATCCACGAGCGGCTTCTCTGCTGCCAAAGTAAACCGCCCCCTCATAAACAGGGCGATCAACGGTAAATCGGCATTTGAGGGGGTCGGCTTGGATCTCGGCCGTGATTTTGATCTCATCTGTCATAGGCGACTTAACCTCATACTTTTGTGTGATCATTGAGATGGGAACGATAGCAGACTTTCGGGAGGGAAACAATATGGCCGTGCGGAATTTCTCCCGCTCCTTGCACGGACCATCTCCGCGTGCTAAAGTAACGCCTCACTTTGTGGGAGGATGAGCAAGGAGAAAGGAGCCGCGCGAGCGCCGGTGAGGACGTTTCACGGGAGGTGAACTGTCTCCCGGCAATCCACTGATGGTCATAGCG
The genomic region above belongs to Blastocatellia bacterium and contains:
- a CDS encoding NifU family protein, which encodes MTDEIKITAEIQADPLKCRFTVDRPVYEGAVYFGSREAARGSPLAEAIFDIGNVESVLISGNLVTVTQATYAEWLPMAKQIGATIRRILQSGTPPVSEEVRKRRTSSEEIRRKVEKLLAEYINPSVGLHGGFIELIDVMDNNVFLRMGGGCQGCGAAPITLKQGIEALIREHIPEVGNIFDTTDHAAGQNPYYQPLK